One genomic segment of Eschrichtius robustus isolate mEscRob2 unplaced genomic scaffold, mEscRob2.pri scaffold_281, whole genome shotgun sequence includes these proteins:
- the RIC8A gene encoding synembryn-A isoform X2, with protein MEPRAVADAVETGEEDVVMEALRAYNQENCQSFTFDDAQQEDRKRLAELLVSALEPGLPPSRRTIWLQSVRILSRDRSCLDSFTSRRSLQALACYAGISASPGSVPEPLDMDVVLESLKCLCNLVLSSPVAQVLAAEAGLVVRLAERVRLYRQRSFPHDVQFFDLRLLFLLTALRADVRQQLFQELQGVHLLTEALELTLGMTPGERPPELLPPQETERAMEILKVLFNITFDSIKREVDEEDTALYRHLGTLLRHCVMVAAAGDRTEEFHGHTVNLLGNLPLKCLDVLLTLEPHEGSLEFLGVNMDVIGVLLSFLEKRLHQVLPPLRDVRTRPEVGELLRNKLVRLMTHLDTDVKRVAAEFLFVLCSESVPRFIKYTGYGNAAGLLAARGLMAGGRPEGQYSEDEDTDTDEYKEAKSSINPVTGRVEEKPPDPTEGMTEEQKEHEAMKLVTMFDRLSRHRVIQPMGMSPRGQLTSLQDAMCETMEAQLSSDPDSDPD; from the exons ATGGAGCCCCGGGCGGTTGCGGATGCCGTGGAGACGGGGGAGGAGGACGTAGTTATGGAGGCTCTGCGCGCATACAACCAGGAG AACTGCCAGAGCTTCACGTTTGATGATGCCCAACAGGAGGACAGGAAG AGACTGGCGGAGCTGCTGGTTTCGGCCCTGGAGCCGGGCCTGCCACCTTCCCGCCGCACCATCTGGCTGCAGAGCGTCCGCATCCTGTCTAGGGACCGCAGCTGCCTGGACTCGTTCACCAGCCGCCGGAGCCTGCAGGCACTGGCCTGCTACGCTGGCATCTCCGCCTCCCCGGGCTCGGTCCCCGAACCCCTGGACATGGATGTTGTGCTTGAGTCCCTTAAATGCCTGTGCAACCTCGTGTTAAGCAGCCCCGTGGCACAGGTGCTGGCGGCAGAGGCGGGGCTCGTGGTGAGGCTCGCAGAGCGAGTGCGACTGTACCGCCAGCGCAGCTTCCCGCACGACGTCCAGTTCTTCGACTTGCGCCTCCTCTTCTTGCTAACGGCACTTCGCGCCGACGTGCGCCAGCAGCTGTTTCAGGAGCTGCAGGGAGTGCACCTGCTGACCGAAGCGCTGGAGCTGACACTGGGAATGACCCCTGGAGAGAGGCCCCCTGAgctcctgcctccccaggagactgAGCGCGCCATGGAGATCCTCAAAGTGCTCTTCAACATCACCTTCGACTCCATCAAGAGggaagtggatgag GAAGACACTGCCCTTTACCGGCACCTGGGGACCCTTCTGCGGCACTGCGTGATGGTTGCTGCTGCTGGAGACCGCACAGAGGAGTTCCACGG GCACACAGTGAACCTCCTGGGGAACTTGCCCCTCAAATGTCTGGACGTTCTTCTCACCCTGGAACCCCACGAAGGCTCTTTGGAGTTCCTGGGAGTGAACATGGATGTGATTGGCGTTCTGCTGAGCTTCCTGGAGAAGCGTCTGCACCAG GTGCTGCCCCCGCTGCGGGACGTGAGGACCCGGCCCGAGGTGGGGGAGCTGTTGCGGAACAAGCTGGTTCGCCTCATGACGCACCTGGACACCGACGTGAAGAGGGTGGCCGCCGAGTTCCTGTTTGTCTTGTGTTCTGAGAGCG TGCCCCGATTCATCAAGTACACAGGCTACGGGAATGCTGCCGGCCTCCTGGCGGCTAGGGGCCTCATGGCAGGGGGCCGGCCTGAGGGCCAGTACTCGGAGGACGAGGACACGGACACAGACGAGTACAAGGAAGCCAAGTCCAG CATAAACCCCGTGACGGGGAGGGTAGAGGAGAAGCCACCCGACCCCACGGAGGGCATGACGGAGGAACAGAAGGAACACGAGGCCATGAAGCTGGTGACCATGTTTGACAGGCTCTCCAG GCACAGAGTCATCCAGCCCATGGGGATGAGTCCCCGGGGTCAGCTCACATCCCTGCAGGACGCCATGTGCGAGACCATGGAGGCACAGCTCTCCTCGGACCCTGACTCGGACCCTGACTGA
- the RIC8A gene encoding synembryn-A isoform X1: MEPRAVADAVETGEEDVVMEALRAYNQENCQSFTFDDAQQEDRKRLAELLVSALEPGLPPSRRTIWLQSVRILSRDRSCLDSFTSRRSLQALACYAGISASPGSVPEPLDMDVVLESLKCLCNLVLSSPVAQVLAAEAGLVVRLAERVRLYRQRSFPHDVQFFDLRLLFLLTALRADVRQQLFQELQGVHLLTEALELTLGMTPGERPPELLPPQETERAMEILKVLFNITFDSIKREVDEEDTALYRHLGTLLRHCVMVAAAGDRTEEFHGHTVNLLGNLPLKCLDVLLTLEPHEGSLEFLGVNMDVIGVLLSFLEKRLHQTHRLKESVAPALSVLTECARVHRPARKFLKAQVLPPLRDVRTRPEVGELLRNKLVRLMTHLDTDVKRVAAEFLFVLCSESVPRFIKYTGYGNAAGLLAARGLMAGGRPEGQYSEDEDTDTDEYKEAKSSINPVTGRVEEKPPDPTEGMTEEQKEHEAMKLVTMFDRLSRHRVIQPMGMSPRGQLTSLQDAMCETMEAQLSSDPDSDPD; encoded by the exons ATGGAGCCCCGGGCGGTTGCGGATGCCGTGGAGACGGGGGAGGAGGACGTAGTTATGGAGGCTCTGCGCGCATACAACCAGGAG AACTGCCAGAGCTTCACGTTTGATGATGCCCAACAGGAGGACAGGAAG AGACTGGCGGAGCTGCTGGTTTCGGCCCTGGAGCCGGGCCTGCCACCTTCCCGCCGCACCATCTGGCTGCAGAGCGTCCGCATCCTGTCTAGGGACCGCAGCTGCCTGGACTCGTTCACCAGCCGCCGGAGCCTGCAGGCACTGGCCTGCTACGCTGGCATCTCCGCCTCCCCGGGCTCGGTCCCCGAACCCCTGGACATGGATGTTGTGCTTGAGTCCCTTAAATGCCTGTGCAACCTCGTGTTAAGCAGCCCCGTGGCACAGGTGCTGGCGGCAGAGGCGGGGCTCGTGGTGAGGCTCGCAGAGCGAGTGCGACTGTACCGCCAGCGCAGCTTCCCGCACGACGTCCAGTTCTTCGACTTGCGCCTCCTCTTCTTGCTAACGGCACTTCGCGCCGACGTGCGCCAGCAGCTGTTTCAGGAGCTGCAGGGAGTGCACCTGCTGACCGAAGCGCTGGAGCTGACACTGGGAATGACCCCTGGAGAGAGGCCCCCTGAgctcctgcctccccaggagactgAGCGCGCCATGGAGATCCTCAAAGTGCTCTTCAACATCACCTTCGACTCCATCAAGAGggaagtggatgag GAAGACACTGCCCTTTACCGGCACCTGGGGACCCTTCTGCGGCACTGCGTGATGGTTGCTGCTGCTGGAGACCGCACAGAGGAGTTCCACGG GCACACAGTGAACCTCCTGGGGAACTTGCCCCTCAAATGTCTGGACGTTCTTCTCACCCTGGAACCCCACGAAGGCTCTTTGGAGTTCCTGGGAGTGAACATGGATGTGATTGGCGTTCTGCTGAGCTTCCTGGAGAAGCGTCTGCACCAG ACGCACAGGCTGAAGGAGAGCGTGGCCCCCGCGCTGAGCGTGCTGACGGAGTGTGCCCGCGTGCACCGCCCCGCCAGGAAGTTCCTGAAGGCCCAG GTGCTGCCCCCGCTGCGGGACGTGAGGACCCGGCCCGAGGTGGGGGAGCTGTTGCGGAACAAGCTGGTTCGCCTCATGACGCACCTGGACACCGACGTGAAGAGGGTGGCCGCCGAGTTCCTGTTTGTCTTGTGTTCTGAGAGCG TGCCCCGATTCATCAAGTACACAGGCTACGGGAATGCTGCCGGCCTCCTGGCGGCTAGGGGCCTCATGGCAGGGGGCCGGCCTGAGGGCCAGTACTCGGAGGACGAGGACACGGACACAGACGAGTACAAGGAAGCCAAGTCCAG CATAAACCCCGTGACGGGGAGGGTAGAGGAGAAGCCACCCGACCCCACGGAGGGCATGACGGAGGAACAGAAGGAACACGAGGCCATGAAGCTGGTGACCATGTTTGACAGGCTCTCCAG GCACAGAGTCATCCAGCCCATGGGGATGAGTCCCCGGGGTCAGCTCACATCCCTGCAGGACGCCATGTGCGAGACCATGGAGGCACAGCTCTCCTCGGACCCTGACTCGGACCCTGACTGA
- the BET1L gene encoding BET1-like protein isoform X1, producing MEGRRSGQCKAQSPGAVEEVLDRDNKRMADSLASKVTRLKSLALDIDRDVEDQNQYLDGMDTDFTSVTGLLTGSVKRFSTMARSGRDNRKLLCGMAMGLIVVFFILSYLLSRART from the exons ATGGAAGGCAGAAGGAGTGGCCAGTGCAAAG CTCAGAGCCCCGGCGCTGTGGAGGAGGTTCTAGACCGGGATAACAAGCGGATGGCTGACAGCTTGGCCTCCAAGGTCACCAGGCTCAAATCG CTGGCTCTGGACATTGATAGGGACGTGGAAGACCAGAACCAGTACCTGGACGGCATG GACACGGACTTCACGAGTGTGACGGGCCTCCTCACGGGGAGCGTGAAGCGCTTTTCCACAATGGCGCGGTCTGGGCGAGACAACCGGAAGCTTCTGTGTGGTATGGCCATGGGCCTGATTGTGGTCTTCTTCATCCTCTCCTACCTGCTGTCGAGGGCAAGGACGTGA
- the BET1L gene encoding BET1-like protein isoform X2, with protein sequence MADWARAQSPGAVEEVLDRDNKRMADSLASKVTRLKSLALDIDRDVEDQNQYLDGMDTDFTSVTGLLTGSVKRFSTMARSGRDNRKLLCGMAMGLIVVFFILSYLLSRART encoded by the exons ATGGCGGACTGGGCTCGGG CTCAGAGCCCCGGCGCTGTGGAGGAGGTTCTAGACCGGGATAACAAGCGGATGGCTGACAGCTTGGCCTCCAAGGTCACCAGGCTCAAATCG CTGGCTCTGGACATTGATAGGGACGTGGAAGACCAGAACCAGTACCTGGACGGCATG GACACGGACTTCACGAGTGTGACGGGCCTCCTCACGGGGAGCGTGAAGCGCTTTTCCACAATGGCGCGGTCTGGGCGAGACAACCGGAAGCTTCTGTGTGGTATGGCCATGGGCCTGATTGTGGTCTTCTTCATCCTCTCCTACCTGCTGTCGAGGGCAAGGACGTGA